In Lautropia mirabilis, one DNA window encodes the following:
- a CDS encoding chloride channel protein, translating into MSQAHTASPQNATTGEPAPSRTARIRHFLHQRLRKTHRIPHKSLEFACMLVGATLVALTSLGFAELADLALDWNAQWTARHPLATWIMLPLGLAALAWYTPRHAPFVAGSGIPQVIAAISLPYGPLKNRLVTFWQTLAKIPLTLLAMLIGASVGREGPSVQVGAAVMLAWGDVCRRHGIAFRGLTANELMATGAAGGLAAAFNAPLAGVVFAIEELGRGVVLHWGRRVLLGVLAAGFILVAIKGNNPYFPQYAGATTVPDMTLWVGLCGIVCGVLGGIFARLLFRGAASCVPAFLRGPVRRHPVLLAIVMGLLLAALGTWTHGQTYGTGYQMVTQALDGHPIAPPETGLAKLAATVFTYWTGIAGGIFTPALSTGAGIGSHLASLAGGMVDERLLVLLCMSAFLAGATQSPVTASVIVMEMTGSQPVLIWSLIGSLVAALVSRQIHPRPFYHSAAGRFRQRIQEEGPSQESERPRPPEPAPRP; encoded by the coding sequence ATGTCGCAGGCTCATACCGCCTCCCCCCAGAACGCCACTACGGGCGAGCCCGCACCCTCGCGCACTGCCCGCATCCGCCACTTCCTGCACCAGCGCCTGCGCAAGACCCACCGCATCCCGCACAAGAGCCTGGAGTTCGCCTGCATGCTGGTCGGTGCCACGCTGGTGGCACTCACCTCGCTGGGCTTTGCGGAACTGGCCGATCTCGCCCTGGACTGGAATGCTCAGTGGACGGCCCGCCATCCGCTGGCCACCTGGATCATGCTGCCGCTGGGCCTGGCCGCCCTGGCCTGGTACACCCCGCGGCACGCCCCCTTCGTGGCCGGAAGTGGCATCCCGCAGGTCATCGCTGCCATCAGCCTGCCCTACGGCCCGCTCAAGAACCGGCTGGTCACGTTCTGGCAGACGCTCGCCAAGATTCCTCTCACACTGCTGGCCATGCTGATCGGCGCCTCGGTAGGCCGCGAAGGCCCCTCCGTGCAGGTCGGAGCAGCCGTCATGCTGGCCTGGGGCGATGTCTGCCGCCGCCACGGCATCGCCTTCCGGGGACTCACCGCCAACGAACTGATGGCCACCGGCGCCGCCGGCGGCCTGGCCGCAGCCTTCAACGCCCCACTGGCCGGCGTGGTCTTTGCCATCGAGGAACTGGGACGTGGCGTGGTGCTGCACTGGGGCCGGCGCGTCCTGCTGGGCGTGCTGGCCGCCGGCTTCATCCTCGTGGCCATCAAGGGCAACAACCCCTACTTTCCCCAATACGCCGGCGCCACCACCGTACCCGACATGACCCTGTGGGTGGGGCTCTGCGGCATCGTCTGCGGCGTGCTGGGCGGCATCTTCGCGCGGCTGCTCTTTCGCGGCGCAGCCAGCTGCGTGCCGGCCTTCCTGCGTGGCCCGGTGCGCCGCCACCCCGTCCTGCTGGCCATCGTCATGGGCCTGCTGCTGGCAGCCCTGGGCACCTGGACCCACGGCCAGACCTACGGCACCGGCTACCAGATGGTCACCCAGGCGCTGGACGGACACCCCATCGCGCCTCCCGAAACCGGCCTGGCCAAGCTGGCCGCCACCGTCTTCACGTACTGGACCGGCATCGCTGGCGGCATCTTCACCCCGGCACTCAGCACCGGCGCCGGCATCGGCAGCCACCTGGCCTCGCTCGCCGGCGGGATGGTGGACGAACGCCTGCTGGTGCTGCTGTGCATGTCCGCCTTCCTGGCCGGCGCCACCCAATCGCCCGTCACCGCCAGCGTCATCGTCATGGAAATGACCGGCAGCCAGCCCGTGCTCATCTGGTCCCTGATCGGCAGCCTGGTCGCTGCCCTGGTCTCGCGCCAGATCCACCCCCGCCCCTTCTACCACAGCGCCGCTGGCCGCTTCCGGCAGCGCATCCAGGAAGAAGGCCCCAGCCAGGAATCAGAACGCCCGAGGCCCCCGGAACCTGCTCCCAGACCTTGA
- the lnt gene encoding apolipoprotein N-acyltransferase, which translates to MPRFLGRFLKNHRATLTALALGIAHAFTFAPWGSDWLELLVLTGFAGLLLSAIGQHAQQHGHAHRRPPPGPFRLGLLFGIGWFTAGIGWVYISMHHYGGVAAPLAALATLLFATYLALYPALGAWLCSRLCRRQLDATRHLSAWRFILAFGGAITLAELARGWVLTGFPWLGIGYAHVEGALAGLAPIGGVYLITLGAALTAASLAVAAHRLLAHLRHVRRNSLDTPENLRPQRNLRTSRAASALPCLLAALGVMVVGGALRTKQWSHPTGKSISVSLLQGNVPQQMKFDPGPAALARQQYLEMIEANPADLVLLPETAWTTRWEATEPALQRRLHRFLASTHSTVALGLPRFVQVHENNPRGAQASRFTGAPTEAHDSEASEAVSDTPPPPPVWQVSNSVEVFTADTLPDPLTADTQHTPVRYHYDKRHLVPFGEFIPEGFHWFMTLMNIPLGDQARGPAQQPLLPISSQRIGFNICYEDIFGEELLSQVKGTRNGKGTYTGGATILANLTNLGWFGNSHALPQHLQIARMRALETARPIIRATNTGMTAVISARGIVQIRLRPHETGTLKATLQGHTGLTPYVRLGGNAPVLGLSLAMLAIGTLPSRLRWPGAAAHRKRRHRRP; encoded by the coding sequence ATGCCTCGCTTCCTCGGCCGATTCCTGAAGAACCACCGGGCAACGCTGACCGCACTCGCTCTGGGCATCGCCCATGCCTTCACCTTCGCCCCCTGGGGCAGCGACTGGCTGGAACTGCTGGTACTGACCGGCTTTGCCGGCCTGCTGCTGTCGGCCATCGGGCAGCACGCCCAGCAGCACGGTCATGCACACCGACGCCCCCCTCCTGGCCCCTTCCGACTGGGCCTGCTGTTCGGCATCGGCTGGTTCACCGCCGGCATCGGCTGGGTCTACATCAGCATGCACCACTATGGCGGCGTGGCCGCCCCGCTGGCCGCACTGGCAACCCTGCTCTTTGCCACCTATCTGGCCCTGTATCCGGCGCTGGGCGCCTGGCTATGCAGCCGCCTGTGCCGACGGCAGCTTGATGCCACCCGGCACCTGTCCGCCTGGCGCTTCATCCTGGCCTTCGGCGGCGCCATCACGCTGGCCGAACTGGCCCGCGGCTGGGTCCTCACCGGCTTTCCCTGGCTGGGCATAGGCTATGCCCACGTCGAAGGTGCCCTGGCCGGACTGGCGCCGATAGGCGGTGTCTACCTGATCACGCTGGGCGCCGCACTCACCGCCGCCAGCCTGGCCGTGGCGGCCCACCGGCTGCTGGCTCACCTGCGCCATGTCCGTCGCAACAGCCTGGACACGCCCGAGAACCTGCGTCCGCAACGCAACCTGCGCACCTCACGCGCAGCCTCCGCACTGCCCTGCCTGCTGGCCGCCCTGGGCGTGATGGTGGTAGGCGGCGCCCTGCGCACCAAGCAATGGAGCCACCCCACCGGCAAGTCGATCTCGGTGAGCCTGCTGCAGGGCAACGTCCCGCAGCAGATGAAATTCGACCCGGGCCCTGCTGCCCTGGCTCGCCAGCAGTACCTGGAAATGATCGAGGCCAACCCCGCCGACCTGGTGCTGCTGCCTGAGACCGCCTGGACCACGCGCTGGGAGGCCACCGAGCCCGCACTGCAGCGACGCCTGCACCGTTTCCTGGCCAGCACCCACAGCACCGTGGCCCTGGGCCTGCCGCGTTTCGTCCAGGTCCACGAGAACAATCCCCGGGGTGCTCAAGCCAGCCGCTTCACGGGCGCCCCCACCGAAGCGCATGACAGCGAGGCCTCCGAGGCCGTTTCGGACACACCGCCCCCGCCGCCCGTCTGGCAGGTCAGCAACAGCGTGGAAGTCTTCACCGCCGACACCCTGCCCGATCCGCTCACGGCCGACACCCAGCACACGCCGGTCCGCTATCACTACGACAAGCGTCACCTGGTGCCCTTTGGCGAATTCATCCCCGAGGGCTTTCACTGGTTCATGACGCTCATGAACATCCCGCTCGGCGACCAGGCCCGCGGCCCCGCCCAGCAGCCCCTGCTGCCCATCAGCAGCCAGCGCATCGGCTTCAACATCTGCTATGAGGACATCTTCGGCGAAGAACTGCTCTCGCAGGTGAAAGGCACCCGCAACGGCAAGGGCACGTACACGGGCGGCGCCACCATACTGGCCAATCTCACCAACCTGGGCTGGTTCGGCAACTCCCATGCCCTGCCCCAGCACCTGCAGATCGCCCGCATGCGCGCGCTGGAAACCGCCCGGCCCATCATCCGCGCGACCAACACCGGCATGACAGCCGTCATCAGCGCCCGCGGCATCGTCCAGATCCGCTTGCGCCCGCACGAGACCGGCACGCTGAAGGCCACCCTGCAGGGACACACCGGCCTGACCCCCTACGTGCGCCTGGGCGGCAACGCCCCCGTGCTGGGCCTGTCGCTCGCCATGCTGGCCATCGGTACCCTGCCCTCCCGGCTCCGCTGGCCCGGCGCCGCTGCCCATCGGAAAAGGCGGCACCGCAGGCCCTGA
- a CDS encoding 5-oxoprolinase subunit B/C family protein, protein MRLLPVNLDAILVELADLDETLALFDALEADPIEGVTELVPAARTILVHFLPWVCPLPRLVAGIAARQGRQGQARQGTLVRIPVRYDGEDLVEMADHLGLSVDELVRRHAASVWQVAFTGFAPGFAYLSGGDPVFNVPRRASPRTRIPAGSVGLAGTFSAVYPRATPGGWQLIGTTDVPMWDLARTPPALLQPGQRVQFVDVATEEGEALQREVVQQRSALVIGGCLTAAAEDDSHCGGSMRAGSAAVADDAGGDGQSACRAGDEKAVAHVFEVVATGLQALFQDAGRPGQARQGVSASGALDATAFRVANQLLGNEADATVIELLHGGFALRALARTVVAVTGATGPLDLKDASGVPLPAERHVPLAMEPGDVLTVGAPERGLRSYLAVRGGFDVVPVLGSSATDTLAGVGPEPLRVGQGLAVGQRIRGAVDAAEAGMAKLETLLPHLPDSVQPDLRDADAVRRHAIVLDLVLGPRTDWFDDESLELLQQQCWQVTQQSNRVGLRLLGEKPLQRAAGFQGRELPSEGTALGALQVPANGQPVLFMADHPLTGGYPVIGCLAPHHLDLAAQLPPGVFVRFKVMAPFAEIPLEGAGA, encoded by the coding sequence ATGCGTCTGTTGCCCGTCAATCTCGATGCCATCCTGGTGGAGCTGGCCGATCTGGATGAAACCCTGGCGCTCTTCGATGCACTGGAGGCGGATCCGATCGAGGGTGTGACCGAACTGGTCCCGGCGGCGCGAACCATCCTGGTGCATTTCCTGCCGTGGGTGTGTCCGCTGCCCAGACTGGTGGCCGGCATTGCTGCACGGCAGGGCAGGCAGGGGCAGGCGCGGCAGGGAACGCTGGTGCGCATTCCGGTCCGCTACGACGGCGAGGATCTGGTCGAGATGGCCGATCATCTGGGGCTGTCGGTGGACGAGCTGGTGCGGCGCCACGCGGCTTCTGTCTGGCAGGTGGCGTTTACCGGCTTTGCACCGGGCTTTGCCTATTTGTCAGGGGGCGATCCGGTATTCAACGTGCCGCGTCGCGCCAGCCCGCGCACGCGCATTCCGGCGGGCTCGGTCGGGCTGGCCGGTACCTTCAGTGCCGTGTACCCGCGTGCCACGCCCGGGGGGTGGCAGCTCATTGGTACCACCGACGTGCCGATGTGGGATCTGGCGCGTACACCGCCGGCGCTGCTGCAGCCGGGGCAGCGCGTGCAGTTCGTGGATGTGGCGACCGAGGAAGGCGAGGCGCTGCAGCGCGAGGTCGTGCAGCAGCGGAGTGCACTGGTGATTGGCGGTTGCCTGACGGCCGCTGCCGAAGATGACTCCCATTGCGGGGGCTCGATGCGTGCCGGTTCCGCGGCGGTAGCGGATGATGCCGGAGGTGATGGGCAGAGTGCCTGCCGTGCCGGCGATGAGAAGGCCGTGGCGCATGTCTTCGAGGTGGTGGCGACCGGCCTGCAGGCGCTTTTCCAGGATGCCGGTCGTCCGGGGCAGGCACGCCAGGGCGTGTCGGCGTCCGGGGCGCTGGATGCCACGGCGTTTCGCGTGGCCAATCAGTTGCTGGGCAACGAGGCCGATGCCACGGTCATCGAGCTGCTGCATGGCGGCTTTGCGCTGCGGGCTCTGGCCCGGACGGTGGTGGCGGTGACGGGGGCGACCGGGCCGCTGGATCTGAAGGATGCGTCGGGCGTGCCGCTGCCTGCCGAACGCCATGTGCCGCTGGCCATGGAGCCGGGTGACGTGCTGACGGTGGGCGCGCCCGAACGGGGCCTGCGCAGCTATCTGGCGGTACGCGGCGGCTTTGACGTGGTGCCCGTGCTGGGCAGCAGTGCCACCGACACGCTGGCGGGCGTGGGCCCGGAGCCGCTGCGCGTGGGCCAGGGGCTGGCGGTAGGCCAGCGCATTCGGGGGGCGGTGGATGCGGCCGAGGCGGGCATGGCGAAGCTGGAGACGCTGCTGCCGCATCTGCCTGATTCCGTGCAGCCGGATCTCCGTGACGCGGATGCGGTTCGGCGTCATGCCATCGTGCTGGATCTGGTGCTGGGGCCGCGCACAGACTGGTTTGATGATGAATCACTGGAGTTGCTGCAGCAGCAGTGCTGGCAGGTGACGCAGCAATCCAACCGGGTGGGACTGCGACTGCTGGGTGAGAAGCCCCTGCAGCGTGCTGCCGGTTTTCAGGGCAGGGAATTGCCCTCCGAAGGCACGGCGCTGGGGGCGTTGCAGGTGCCGGCCAATGGGCAGCCGGTGCTGTTCATGGCGGATCATCCGCTGACCGGGGGCTATCCGGTGATCGGCTGTTTGGCACCGCATCATCTGGATCTGGCAGCGCAGCTGCCACCGGGAGTCTTCGTGCGCTTCAAGGTGATGGCACCGTTTGCGGAGATTCCGCTGGAGGGGGCCGGTGCATGA
- a CDS encoding PhoH family protein, which produces MPAQAHFSIDEPDNQRLASLCGALDAHLRLIESALDVRISRRGSHFTLSGQGQEPARAASLLGRLYHAHRHPLSPEDIQLAIIQSRHDDPADPPVTETLPPQSPDNPTFRTRRGELQGRTPNQRKYLKNILGHDLTFGIGPAGTGKTFLAVACAIDALDRDQVERIILTRPAVEAGERLGFLPGDLTQKIDPYLRPLFDALNELMGPERVGKLIERQQIEIAPLAYMRGRTLSNAFIILDEAQNTTPEQMKMFLTRIGFGSKAVITGDITQIDLPAPRKSGLVQAQRVLKNVKGIAFNRFESGDVVRHPLVARIVEAYEKHVENRKRTDA; this is translated from the coding sequence ATGCCGGCCCAGGCCCACTTCTCCATCGACGAACCCGACAACCAGCGGCTGGCCAGCCTGTGCGGCGCCCTCGACGCGCACCTGCGCCTCATCGAGTCCGCCCTGGACGTGCGCATCAGCCGCCGCGGCAGCCACTTCACCCTCAGCGGCCAGGGGCAGGAGCCCGCCCGTGCCGCCAGCCTGCTCGGCCGCCTCTACCACGCCCACCGCCACCCGCTCAGCCCGGAGGACATCCAACTGGCCATCATCCAATCCCGCCACGACGATCCGGCAGACCCGCCCGTCACCGAAACGCTGCCACCGCAGTCTCCCGACAATCCCACCTTCCGCACCCGGCGCGGCGAGCTGCAGGGGCGCACCCCCAACCAGCGCAAGTACCTGAAGAACATCCTCGGGCACGACCTCACCTTCGGCATCGGCCCGGCCGGTACCGGCAAGACCTTCCTGGCAGTGGCCTGCGCCATCGATGCCCTGGACCGTGACCAGGTCGAGCGCATCATCCTCACCCGCCCGGCCGTGGAAGCCGGCGAGCGGCTGGGCTTCCTGCCCGGCGACCTCACCCAGAAGATCGACCCCTACCTGCGCCCGCTCTTCGACGCGCTCAACGAGCTGATGGGCCCCGAGCGCGTCGGCAAGCTCATCGAGCGCCAGCAGATCGAGATCGCTCCGCTGGCCTACATGCGTGGCCGCACGCTGTCCAACGCCTTCATCATCCTGGACGAGGCCCAGAACACCACGCCCGAGCAGATGAAGATGTTCCTCACCCGCATCGGCTTCGGCTCCAAGGCGGTCATCACCGGCGACATCACCCAGATCGACCTGCCCGCGCCCCGCAAGAGCGGTCTGGTGCAGGCCCAGCGCGTGCTGAAGAACGTCAAGGGCATCGCCTTCAACCGCTTCGAGTCCGGCGACGTGGTGCGTCACCCGCTGGTGGCCCGCATCGTCGAGGCCTACGAGAAGCACGTCGAGAACCGCAAGCGCACCGATGCCTGA
- the fabG gene encoding 3-oxoacyl-[acyl-carrier-protein] reductase → MSNPTPHGAPQGRLAGKVSLITGAAQGIGEATALKFATEGAIVIVCDINPTGIEAVVQQCRALGAEAEGHVMDVTDRATIDAVVAKVQERHGRIDVLVNNAGITQDARLVKMTEEQFDRVIDINLRGVFHCSQAVAPGMIERNSGVILNASSVVGLYGNFGQTNYAAAKFGLIGFTKTWSRELGPKGVRVNAVAPGFIATPILNAMPEKVLDGMKARIPMGRLGKPAEIANVYAFLASDEASYINGEVIEVSGGISL, encoded by the coding sequence ATGTCCAACCCCACGCCCCATGGCGCCCCACAGGGCCGTCTGGCCGGCAAGGTCAGCCTCATCACCGGCGCTGCCCAGGGCATCGGTGAGGCCACTGCCCTCAAGTTCGCTACTGAGGGCGCCATTGTCATCGTCTGCGACATCAACCCGACCGGCATCGAAGCCGTGGTGCAGCAGTGCCGTGCCCTGGGTGCAGAAGCCGAGGGCCATGTCATGGACGTCACCGACCGCGCGACCATCGACGCCGTCGTCGCCAAGGTCCAGGAAAGGCACGGCCGCATCGACGTGCTGGTCAACAACGCCGGCATCACGCAGGACGCCCGCCTCGTCAAGATGACCGAAGAGCAGTTCGACCGGGTCATCGACATCAACCTGCGTGGCGTCTTCCATTGCAGCCAGGCCGTTGCCCCCGGCATGATCGAGCGAAACAGCGGCGTCATCCTCAATGCCAGCTCCGTCGTCGGCCTGTACGGCAACTTCGGCCAGACCAACTATGCCGCCGCCAAGTTCGGCCTCATCGGCTTCACCAAGACCTGGAGCCGCGAACTGGGCCCGAAGGGCGTGCGCGTCAACGCCGTCGCCCCAGGCTTCATCGCCACGCCCATTCTCAATGCCATGCCCGAAAAGGTGCTGGACGGCATGAAGGCCCGCATCCCGATGGGCCGCCTGGGCAAGCCCGCCGAGATCGCCAACGTCTACGCCTTCCTGGCCAGCGACGAAGCCAGCTACATCAACGGCGAGGTCATCGAGGTCTCGGGCGGCATCTCGCTCTGA
- the ybeY gene encoding rRNA maturation RNase YbeY, producing MPDSDTPRRARRNPAVSAGTPKAAATRSGSPVADPRAPHRLSLQIQFDDTVDPAELPASRPQLRRWVQAALEADAELVLRFVGREESRQLNHQYRGKDRSTNVLTFDYAHEPVVQADIVICLPVLQDEAHTQNKPLRNHLAHLVIHGVLHAHGMDHLTDEEAAEMESREIELLHRFRIDDPYRLPDD from the coding sequence ATGCCTGATTCCGACACGCCGCGCCGCGCCCGCCGCAACCCTGCCGTCAGCGCCGGAACCCCCAAGGCCGCAGCCACCCGAAGCGGCAGCCCTGTCGCTGACCCGCGTGCGCCCCACCGGCTTTCACTCCAGATCCAGTTCGACGACACGGTCGACCCGGCCGAGCTGCCCGCCTCCCGCCCGCAACTGCGCCGCTGGGTGCAGGCCGCCCTTGAAGCCGATGCCGAGCTGGTGCTGCGCTTCGTCGGCCGCGAGGAAAGCCGGCAGCTCAACCACCAGTACCGGGGCAAGGACAGATCCACCAACGTCCTGACCTTCGACTACGCGCACGAGCCGGTGGTGCAGGCCGACATCGTCATCTGCCTGCCGGTGCTGCAGGACGAGGCCCACACCCAGAACAAGCCGCTGCGCAACCACCTCGCCCACCTGGTCATCCACGGCGTGCTGCACGCCCATGGCATGGACCACCTCACCGACGAGGAAGCGGCCGAGATGGAGTCCCGCGAGATCGAACTGCTGCACCGGTTCCGCATCGACGACCCCTACCGTCTGCCGGACGACTGA
- a CDS encoding O-methyltransferase has translation MDDAIIEVLEQYHARMERENLSFPVAAPGGRNSVNFQSMRAIGPETGQFLNILVHSLTAPRILELGTSFGYSAIWLAEAARATGGHLTTIEIDPERSAHALDMSTQAGLSPLVDFRIGDAITLIDNTPGRFDFVFVNLRKDLYLPCLEAFHSRLAPGAVIVANNIVRPGGPELEAYVQAVRAKPGISSTLLPVGSGLEVSRYLP, from the coding sequence ATGGACGACGCCATCATCGAGGTACTGGAGCAATACCACGCCCGCATGGAGCGCGAGAACCTCAGCTTCCCGGTCGCGGCCCCCGGCGGGCGCAACAGCGTCAACTTCCAGTCCATGCGGGCCATCGGTCCCGAGACCGGGCAGTTCCTCAACATCCTGGTCCACAGCCTCACCGCGCCACGCATCCTGGAACTAGGAACCTCCTTCGGCTACTCCGCCATCTGGCTGGCCGAAGCGGCACGCGCCACCGGTGGCCACCTCACCACCATCGAGATCGATCCCGAAAGATCCGCCCACGCCCTGGACATGAGCACCCAGGCCGGCCTCTCCCCCCTCGTCGACTTCCGGATCGGTGACGCCATCACCCTCATCGACAACACCCCCGGCCGATTCGACTTCGTCTTCGTCAACCTTCGGAAAGATCTCTATCTGCCCTGTCTGGAGGCCTTCCATTCACGGCTGGCCCCCGGCGCCGTCATCGTGGCCAACAACATCGTCCGTCCGGGTGGCCCCGAACTGGAAGCCTACGTCCAGGCAGTGCGCGCCAAACCCGGCATCAGCAGTACCCTGCTGCCCGTCGGCAGCGGCCTGGAGGTCAGCCGCTACCTGCCCTGA
- a CDS encoding cytochrome-c peroxidase: protein MWFEPRLSRGNSVSCNSCHNLATAGVDNLPTSAGHKGQFGARNSPTALNAALLGHQFWDGRAADVEEQAGGPLLNPVEMANIDEAAVEKKVASIPEYLPLFQKAFPDSGKNPVTFKNITTAIAAFERTLLTPSPWDKYLQGDIGALTAQQRKGLSAFIDSGCITCHKGVGLGGDTFQKFGMVNEPYWKYTQSPKQDEGRFEVTKKEDDKYFFRGPGLRNVARTYPYFHDGSVWDLDQAIRVMAQTQLGQELDKEQVADIAAFLQSLSGPVPESARIIPELPISVTQTPHPDNQ from the coding sequence CTGTGGTTCGAGCCCCGGCTGTCCCGTGGCAACTCCGTCAGCTGCAACTCCTGTCACAATCTGGCCACGGCGGGCGTGGACAACCTGCCCACCAGCGCTGGCCACAAGGGTCAGTTCGGCGCCCGCAACTCGCCCACGGCTCTCAACGCCGCCCTGCTGGGTCACCAGTTCTGGGATGGCCGTGCCGCTGACGTGGAAGAACAGGCAGGCGGTCCGCTCCTGAACCCCGTGGAAATGGCCAACATCGACGAGGCAGCCGTCGAGAAGAAGGTCGCCTCCATCCCCGAGTATCTGCCACTCTTCCAGAAGGCCTTCCCCGACAGCGGCAAGAACCCCGTGACGTTCAAGAACATCACGACGGCCATCGCCGCCTTCGAGCGCACGCTGCTCACCCCCTCGCCGTGGGACAAGTACCTGCAGGGTGACATCGGCGCCCTCACCGCCCAGCAGCGCAAGGGTCTGTCCGCCTTCATCGACAGCGGTTGCATCACCTGCCACAAGGGTGTCGGCCTGGGCGGAGACACCTTCCAGAAATTCGGCATGGTCAACGAACCCTACTGGAAGTACACCCAGTCGCCCAAGCAGGACGAAGGCCGCTTCGAAGTCACGAAGAAGGAAGACGACAAGTACTTCTTCCGGGGACCTGGCCTGCGCAACGTGGCCCGCACCTACCCCTACTTCCATGACGGCAGCGTCTGGGATCTGGATCAGGCCATCCGCGTGATGGCCCAGACCCAGCTTGGCCAGGAACTGGACAAGGAACAGGTGGCCGACATTGCAGCCTTCCTGCAGTCACTGTCCGGCCCGGTCCCTGAATCTGCCCGGATCATCCCCGAACTGCCCATCTCGGTGACGCAGACGCCGCATCCGGACAATCAGTAA
- a CDS encoding acetyl/propionyl/methylcrotonyl-CoA carboxylase subunit alpha: protein MIKKVLIANRGEIAVRVIRACADYGVQSVAVYADADRDALHVRLADEAFALQGERPADTYLNVGKLLEIARRCGADAVHPGYGFLSENAGFAQAVIDAGLVWIGPRPETIAQLGDKVAARRIAASVGAPLVAGTPGPVESVDEVLTFAREHGLPIAIKAAFGGGGRGLKVAWQMDEVAELYASAVREATTAFGRGECFVEQYLDQPRHVEAQVMADTHGHVVVLGTRDCSLQRRNQKLVEEAPAPFLTDAQRERIHRAAHDICAQAGYVGAGTVEFLVSRNGTISFLEVNTRLQVEHPVTELTAGIDLVVEQLRVADGLPLSIRQTPQPMGHAMEFRINAEDVGRGFLPMPGRIQRFSPPSGPGVRIDSGVETGSVVAGQFDSMMAKLIVHGDSREQVLMRARRALAEFEIEGVPSVLPFHRAVLEAPAFVAVGGGGFHVHTRWIETEFADDLQASVRPAPLGTMSLLRMPVELDGRRVMLGLPEQLLGALAAVGQVLPQDGSAAGGGLGRPGASSGAGVPMAAVQAGEIAAPMAGTLLAWKAEEGETVAEGQLVAVMEAMKMEMQVTAPCAGTLHRGASAGQVLAAAEVLGRIA, encoded by the coding sequence ATGATCAAGAAAGTCCTGATTGCCAACCGCGGTGAGATTGCGGTGCGCGTCATCCGTGCATGTGCCGATTATGGCGTGCAGAGCGTGGCGGTGTATGCCGATGCGGATCGGGATGCGCTGCATGTGCGCCTGGCGGATGAGGCTTTCGCCCTGCAGGGTGAGCGTCCGGCCGATACCTACCTGAACGTGGGCAAGCTGCTGGAGATTGCGCGGCGCTGCGGGGCCGATGCGGTGCATCCGGGCTATGGCTTCCTGTCGGAGAACGCCGGGTTCGCGCAGGCGGTGATTGATGCCGGGCTGGTGTGGATCGGTCCCAGACCCGAGACCATTGCGCAGCTGGGCGACAAGGTGGCGGCGCGGCGCATTGCGGCATCGGTGGGGGCACCGCTGGTGGCGGGCACCCCCGGTCCGGTGGAGAGCGTCGATGAGGTGCTGACGTTTGCGCGTGAGCATGGGTTGCCCATTGCCATCAAGGCGGCGTTCGGCGGTGGAGGCCGGGGGCTGAAGGTGGCCTGGCAGATGGATGAGGTGGCCGAGTTGTATGCGTCGGCGGTGCGTGAGGCGACCACGGCCTTCGGTCGGGGCGAGTGCTTCGTGGAGCAGTATCTGGATCAGCCGCGCCACGTGGAAGCGCAGGTGATGGCCGACACGCATGGCCATGTGGTGGTGCTGGGCACGCGGGACTGTTCGCTGCAGCGTCGCAACCAGAAGCTGGTGGAAGAGGCGCCTGCGCCGTTCCTGACGGACGCGCAGCGTGAGCGCATCCATCGGGCCGCGCATGACATCTGTGCACAGGCCGGCTATGTGGGCGCGGGTACGGTGGAGTTTCTGGTGAGCCGCAACGGCACCATTTCCTTCCTGGAGGTGAACACGCGGTTGCAGGTCGAGCATCCGGTGACGGAGCTGACGGCCGGCATCGATCTGGTGGTGGAGCAGCTTCGGGTGGCCGACGGGCTGCCGCTGTCCATCCGCCAGACGCCGCAACCGATGGGGCATGCCATGGAGTTCCGCATCAATGCGGAGGATGTGGGGCGAGGGTTCCTGCCGATGCCGGGGCGCATCCAGCGGTTCTCCCCGCCGTCAGGTCCGGGCGTCCGGATCGACAGTGGGGTGGAGACCGGATCGGTGGTAGCCGGGCAGTTCGATTCGATGATGGCCAAGCTCATCGTGCATGGGGACAGCCGCGAGCAGGTGCTGATGCGGGCGCGGCGTGCGCTGGCCGAGTTCGAGATCGAAGGGGTGCCCAGCGTGCTGCCCTTTCACCGGGCGGTGCTGGAGGCGCCGGCCTTCGTGGCGGTGGGCGGCGGGGGCTTTCACGTGCACACCCGCTGGATCGAGACCGAGTTTGCCGATGACCTGCAAGCGTCGGTACGGCCGGCGCCGCTGGGCACGATGTCGCTGCTGCGCATGCCGGTGGAGCTGGATGGCCGGCGGGTGATGCTGGGGCTGCCCGAGCAGCTGCTGGGGGCGCTGGCGGCGGTGGGCCAGGTGCTGCCGCAGGATGGCTCCGCTGCGGGAGGGGGCCTGGGGCGGCCGGGGGCTTCGTCGGGCGCAGGGGTGCCGATGGCGGCCGTGCAGGCGGGCGAGATTGCCGCACCGATGGCCGGCACGCTGCTGGCCTGGAAGGCTGAGGAAGGTGAAACCGTGGCCGAGGGTCAGCTGGTGGCGGTGATGGAAGCGATGAAGATGGAGATGCAGGTGACGGCACCGTGTGCCGGCACACTGCATCGTGGGGCGTCGGCCGGTCAGGTGCTGGCGGCCGCAGAGGTTCTGGGCCGCATTGCCTGA